In Arachis hypogaea cultivar Tifrunner chromosome 2, arahy.Tifrunner.gnm2.J5K5, whole genome shotgun sequence, a genomic segment contains:
- the LOC140177197 gene encoding disease resistance protein Roq1-like produces MKRYKTNWNNVWVTISTPTVLTNLGHFGINVMKSYEPYSWTCYILDIDSAKLFIAKHPVGVDSRVKDLIQLLNNQKADGVLIIAIWGMAGIGKTTIAKALYNQISHNFEVRTFVPHIQDREEDYLRRELLLFLRDQVKRKAHNFDSTRKLWWEGVRCLKVLLILDNVRSERELEVLPVTREGFGPGSIIIITTRTKHDRHQEIGVNHIYRVKEMDYNECVELLSWSAFNKATPERSFSGLINYAIEYSDGLPLALVCVSSAVSEKSVEEWENVLDNFKRLPFQDVWHWQVLKENIDSVGYAEKEIFLELAYLRHLFIGMNRNDINQILQEAGRNAAPRAIKGLEEHSLVWFDEDKLCMNRLLKDIGREMYMKELSIEPQDENRLARGEKLSISLLKAIGESKTSIIILSPNYAFSRWCLQELEDIMICCKNKTQKVLPVFYHIDPSEVRNQTGKFGQALIIL; encoded by the exons atgaaaCGATATAAGACAAACTGGAATAATGTGTGGGTAACAATTTCCACACCCACTGTATTGACCAATTTGGGCCATTTTGGCATAAACGTCATG AAAAGTTATGAGCCATATAGTTGGACATGTTACATCCTTGATATAGATTCAGCAAAATTATTCATTGCAAAGCATCCGGTGGGAGTAGACTCTCGTGTGAAAGATTTGATTCAACTCTTAAACAATCAGAAAGCAGATGGTGTCCTCATAATAGCAATATGGGGAATGGCGGGAATAGGTAAAACTACAATTGCCAAAGCCCTCTACAATCAAATTAGCCACAATTTCGAGGTGAGGACATTTGTCCCACACATCCAGGATAGGGAGGAGGATTATCTAAGGAGGGAGCTTCTTTTGTTTTTGAGAGACCAAGTTAAAAGAAAAGCGCATAACTTTGACTCAACAAGAAAGTTATGGTGGGAAGGAGTTCGTTGCTTAAAGGTACTTCTTATACTTGATAATGTGAGAAGTGAAAGAGAGCTGGAGGTTTTGCCAGTAACTCGTGAAGGCTTTGGTCCAGGGAGTATAATAATCATCACGACAAGGACTAAACATGATCGACATCAAGAGATTGGAGTTAATCATATATACAGAGTGAAAGAAATGGACTACAACGAATGTGTTGAGCTTCTTAGTTGGAGCGCATTCAACAAAGCCACTCCTGAAAGAAGTTTTTCTGGTCTTATTAATTATGCAATTGAATATTCTGATGGACTGCCGCTGGCTCTTGTGTGTGTTAGCTCTGCTGTTTCTGAAAAAAGTGTAGAAGAGTGGGAGAATGTATTGGACAACTTCAAACGATTACCCTTTCAAGATGTATGGCACTGGCAGGTTTTAAAAGAAAACATAGATTCTGTTGGATATGCAGAAAAGGAAATATTTCTTGAACTAGCTTATTTGAGACATCTCTTTATTGGAATgaatcgaaatgatataaatcaGATATTACAAGAAGCTGGACGTAATGCCGCACCAAGAGCAATTAAAGGACTTGAAGAGCATAGTCTTGTGTGGTTTGATGAGGACAAGCTTTGCATGAATCGTTTGCTAAAAGACATCGGAAGAGAAATGTATATGAAGGAATTATCGATTGAGCCTCAG GATGAAAACCGCCTAGCAAGAGGGGAAAAACTCTCAATCTCGCTTCTGAAAGCAATTGGAGAGTCTAAAACTTCTATCATTATTCTGTCACCAAATTATGCATTTTCAAGATGGTGTTTgcaagagttggaagacatcATGATATGTTGTAAAAACAAAACTCAAAAGGTGCTGCCAGTATTCTACCATATAGATCCCTCGGAAGTGCGAAATCAGACTGGTAAGTTTGGACAAGCTTTGATAATCTTATGA
- the LOC112749528 gene encoding LOW QUALITY PROTEIN: disease resistance protein RPP2A-like (The sequence of the model RefSeq protein was modified relative to this genomic sequence to represent the inferred CDS: inserted 2 bases in 1 codon) has translation MSSQNQEYDAYISSGLQFLHPFISGLYDALKRVGLHVLADRTEPKTNKILLSGAIERCRVSIIVFTTAYAESTLKLQDLVKIMECHRRKDQKVVPVFYCLDPSQVCNLSGYFGEILSRTLQGILRDENRMLSYETALRQAASILPRFLSDIWKNRNVESHIVGRVTSLIDSTKLFIAKHPVGVDSRVKDLIQLLNNQKADGVLIIAIWGMAGIGKTTIAKALYNQISHNFEVRTFVPDIQDSVADYTRRRLHFILRDPDETQAHNFDSTRKLWWEGLRCIKVLLILDNVRSDLELGFLAVTREIFGPESIIIITTRTKHDRLQEIGVNHIYRVKEMDYNECVELFSWSAFNKATPERSFSGLINYAIEYSDGLPLALVAVGSAVSEKSIEEWENVLDSFKRFPFQDVWQVLKENIDSVGSEEKKIFLELAYLSHLFIGVDRNDICQILQGAGHHDASRAIKGIEEHSLVWFDKDKLCMNRLLQDIGREIMYMKESSIEPQQRPYDVFLSFRGKETRSKFISHLYVSLENAGIYVFKDENRLARGENLSISLLKAIGESKTSIIILSPNYAFSRWCLQELEDIMICCRNKTQKVLPVFYHIDPSEVRNQTGKFGQAFDNLMKRYPDKIKGKEQSWRKALREVGCIAGFVIRKSRNESEDIKNIVEHITHMLDMKELFVANHPVGVESRVEEVIELLKDQQQENPLLLGIWGMGGSGKTTISKAIYNKLFREFEGRCFLLNIREVWDQDNGILYLQQQLLSSIFKTTKIKVENIESGKSILEKRLGQKKILLVLDDVDKLEQLNSLAASRKWFCPGSIIIITTRDEHLLRCLRIDKLYSMKELNDKESIELFSWHAFKEPCPKEEFDSLANEVISYCERLPLALEVIGSHLFNRKVYEWRSVLNKLKTIPNNDVQKKLKISFDGLSDDRDREIFLDVAFFFIGMDKNDVIHIINGCGHSAEIGINVLMERCLITVDTKGKLGMHGLLRDMGREIIRESLPMKPEERSRLWNPDEVLNVLSKDMGTKGIEGLALNLPKSLNPTQLKTEAFKEMKRLRLLQFANVQLVGDFKYLSTDLRWLCWHECPPEYTTAKFYQGNLVAIDFKYSKLDLVWKKGQMMKNLKILNLSHSQHLTQTPDFSNMPNLEKLILKYCLKLTSVSHTIEHLKQVLLINLKGCSGLRLLPSSIYKLKSLXTFILSGCSSIDKLEEDIEQMESLTTLMADKTAITQVPHALLRLKSIVYISLCDFEGLSRNVFPSIIWSWTSPTNNFSRQVQTLLDLSNLVSLIVPNRNSQGLSSIIRELPQVQNVRMECGSQLQITGDVASDTCNVTNCDEMIVSSCASSLGCCSEGDVTESENSLNSILIQMGMNCSVTKVLRENILQKFNARVPGECLLPGNNNPDWLIFSGKGSFVNFDVPHVNGCKLKTMMLCVSYSSSPSIKASEGHIIKNLFIINLTKTTHYLYDGDTLASLREEEWHKVISNLEAGDKVQIVVVARLGIIVKKIVVYLIYGEPIDIVCGDDMVAFGNVTVHGGDEKKNLKSLGKRKLQRV, from the exons ATGTCTTCCCAAAACCAAGAATATGATGCGTACATTAGTTCCGGATTGCAgttccttcatccttttatttcaGGTCTCTATGATGCACTCAAAAGAGTTGGACTGCATGTTTTAGCAGACCGCACCGAGCCCAagactaataaaattttattatctgGCGCAATCGAACGATGCAGAGTTTCTATCATAGTTTTCACAACAGCTTATGCTGAATCAACCTTAAAATTGCAAGACCTCGTGAAAATAATGGAGTGTCATCGGAGGAAAGATCAGAAGGTTGTGCCCGTGTTCTATTGCTTAGATCCCTCCCAAGTATGCAATCTGAGCGGCTATTTTGGGGAGATTTTGTCGCGAACTCTGCAAGGAATCTTGAGGGATGAAAACAGGATGTTGAGTTATGAGACCGCCCTTCGACAAGCTGCTTCCATTTTACCCAGGTTTCTTTCAGATATCTG gaAAAACAGAAATGTTGAGAGCCATATAGTTGGACGTGTTACATCCTTGATAGATTCAACGAAATTATTCATTGCAAAGCATCCGGTGGGAGTAGACTCTCGTGTGAAAGATTTGATTCAACTCTTAAACAATCAGAAAGCAGATGGTGTCCTCATAATAGCAATATGGGGAATGGCGGGAATAGGTAAAACTACAATTGCCAAAGCCCTCTACAATCAAATTAGCCACAATTTCGAGGTGAGGACATTTGTCCCAGACATCCAGGATAGCGTGGCGGATTATACAAGGAGGCGGCTTCATTTCATTTTGAGAGATCCAGATGAAACACAAGCGCATAACTTTGACTCAACAAGAAAGTTATGGTGGGAAGGACTTCGTTGCATAAAGGTACTTCTTATACTTGATAATGTGAGAAGTGACCTGGAGCTGGGGTTTTTGGCAGTAACTCGTGAAATTTTTGGTCCAGAGAGTATAATAATCATCACGACAAGAACTAAACATGATCGACTTCAAGAGATTGGAGTTAATCATATATATAGAGTGAAAGAAATGGACTACAATGAATGTGTTGAGCTTTTTAGTTGGAGCGCATTCAACAAAGCCACTCCTGAAAGAAGTTTTTCTGGTCTTATTAATTATGCAATTGAATATTCTGATGGACTGCCACTGGCTCTTGTGGCTGTTGGCTCTGCTGTATCTGAAAAAAGTATAGAAGAGTGGGAGAATGTTTTGGACAGCTTCAAAAGATTCCCCTTTCAAGATGTATGGCAGGTTTTAAAAGAAAACATAGATTCTGTTGGAtctgaagaaaagaaaatatttcttGAACTAGCTTATTTGAGTCATCTCTTTATTGGAGTTGACCGAAATGATATATGTCAGATATTACAAGGAGCTGGACATCACGATGCATCGAGGGCAATTAAAGGGATTGAAGAGCATAGTCTTGTGTGGTTTGACAAGGACAAGCTTTGCATGAATCGTTTGCTACAAGACATCGGAAGAGAAATAATGTATATGAAGGAATCATCGATTGAACCTCAG CAAAGGCCATATGATGTATTCTTGAGCTTTCGAGGGAAAGAAACTCGCTCAAAGTTCATCTCACATCTTTATGTATCTCTTGAAAATGCTGGTATCTATGTTTTCAAGGATGAAAACAGGCTAGCAAGAGGGGAAAATCTCTCAATCTCGCTTCTGAAAGCAATTGGAGAGTCTAAAACTTCTATCATTATTTTGTCACCAAATTATGCATTTTCAAGATGGTGTTTgcaagagttggaagacatcATGATATGTTGTAGAAACAAAACTCAAAAGGTGCTGCCAGTATTCTACCATATAGATCCCTCAGAAGTGCGAAATCAAACTGGTAAGTTTGGACAAGCTTTTGATAACCTTATGAAAAGATATCCGGATAAAATAAAAGGCAAGGAGCAGAGTTGGAGGAAAGCACTCCGTGAAGTCGGGTGTATTGCAGGGTTTGTCATCCGAAAATCCAG GAATGAAAGTGAGGATATTAAGAACATTGTTGAACATATTACTCATATGCTGGACATGAAGGAACTGTTTGTTGCTAATCATCCGGTAGGAGTTGAATCTCGTGTTGAAGAGGTGATTGAACTGTTAAAAGACCAGCAGCAAGAAAATCCTCTACTACTTGGTATATGGGGCATGGGAGGGAGTGGTAAAACAACCATTAGCAAAGCGATTTATAATAAACTTTTCCGCGAGTTTGAAGGTCGGTGCTTCCTCCTAAATATAAGAGAAGTTTGGGATCAAGATAATGGAATTCTTTATTTACAACAGCaacttctttcttctatttttaagACAACGAAAATAAAGGTAGAAAACATTGAATCTGGAAAGTCAATATTGGAAAAGAGACTTGGCCAGAAAAAGATTCTTCTTGTACTTGATGATGTGGACAAATTGGAGCAGCTAAATTCTTTAGCTGCAAGCCGTAAATGGTTCTGTCCCGGTAGCATAATAATCATCACAACAAGAGACGAGCATCTTCTACGTTGTCTTAGAATTGACAAGTTATATAGTATGAAAGAGTTAAATGACAAAGAATCCATTGAACTTTTTAGCTGGCATGCATTCAAAGAACCGTGTCCAAAAGAGGAGTTCGATTCACTTGCTAATGAAGTTATTTCATATTGTGAGAGATTGCCACTGGCTCTTGAGGTAATTGGGTCACATCTGTTTAATAGGAAAGTATATGAATGGAGGAGTGTTTTGAATAAACTCAAAACTATTCCAAACAATGATGTACAGAAGAAGCTTAAAATAAGTTTTGATGGTCTAAGTGATGATAGGGATAGAGAAATATTTCTTGATGTAGCATTTTTCTTTATTGGAATGGACAAAAATGATGTAATTCATATAATAAATGGCTGCGGGCATTCAGCTGAAATTGGAATAAATGTTCTTATGGAACGATGCCTTATTACTGTGGACACCAAGGGAAAACTTGGCATGCATGGTTTGCTGCGAGACATGGGAAGAGAAATTATTCGCGAGAGTTTGCCAATGAAACCTGAGGAACGCAGTAGGTTGTGGAATCCAGATGAAGTGCTTAATGTATTATCAAAAGACATG GGAACAAAAGGTATTGAGGGACTTGCTTTGAACCTGCCAAAGTCATTGAATCCAACTCAGTTAAAGACAGAAGCATTTAAGGAGATGAAGAGACTGAGATTGCTTCAGTTTGCAAATGTGCAACTTGTTGGAGACTTTAAATACCTTTCAACAGATCTTCGATGGTTGTGCTGGCATGAATGTCCTCCAGAATATACAACTGCAAAATTTTATCAAGGAAATTTAGTTGCCATTGACTTCAAATATAGCAAACTCGACCTAGTATGGAAGAAGGGTCAG ATGATGAAGAATCTAAAAATTCTCAATCTTAGTCATTCTCAACACTTGACACAAACTCCTGACTTTTCAAATATGCCCAATCTTGAAAAGTTAATACTCAAATATTGCCTAAAGTTGACTTCGGTTTCTCATACCATTGAGCATCTCAAGCAAGTTCTTCTAATCAATTTGAAAGGGTGTTCAGGGCTTCGTTTACTTCCAAGCAGCATCTACAAGTTGAAATCTCT AACTTTCATTCTATCAGGATGTTCATCGATTGATAAGTTAGAAGAAGACATAGAACAAATGGAATCATTAACAACTTTGATGGCAGATAAAACTGCCATAACACAAGTGCCTCATGCACTACTAAGATTAAAGAGCATTGTGTATATTTCTTTGTGTGACTTTGAAGGATTATCGCGCAATGTGTTTCCTTCAATCATTTGGTCTTGGACCTCTCCAACAAATAATTTCTCACGCCAAGTGCAAACACTTCTGGACTTGTCAAATCTTGTTTCCTTAATAGTCCCAAATAGAAATTCTCAAGGCCTATCCTCCATTATCAGAGAGCTTCCACAGGTTCAGAATGTTAGGATGGAGTGTGGCTCACAACTCCAAATAACAGGAGATGTAGCTTCAGATACTTGTAATGTCACAAACTGCGATGAAATGATAGTATCATCATGTGCATCATCACTTGGTTGTTGCAGTGAAGGTGATGTTACTGAATCAGAAAATTCCTTGAATTCAATTTTAATCCAAATGGGAATGAATTGTTCTGTCACAAAGGTACTCAGAGAGAATATTTTGCAG AAATTTAATGCCAGAGTACCTGGAGAATGTTTGCTTCCAGGCAATAATAATCCTGATTGGTTAATATTCAGTGGAAAAGGTTCTTTTGTAAATTTCGATGTCCCTCATGTGAATGGATGCAAGTTAAAAACAATGATGTTGTGTGTCTCCTACTCTTCATCTCCAAGCATCAAAGCATCTGAAGGCCATATTATTAAAAATCTGTTTATCATAAATCTCACAAAGACCACTCATTATCTCTACGATGGAGATACATTGGCTTCACTTAGAGAAGAGGAATGGCATAAAGTGATTTCAAACCTTGAAGCTGGAGACAAAGTAcagattgttgttgttgctagGTTAGGAATCATAGTGAAGAAGATAGTAGTTTATCTCATATATggtgaaccaattgatattgttTGTGGTGATGATATGGTAGCATTTGGAAATGTCACTGTTCATGGTGGAGATGAAAAA AAAAATTTGAAGTCACTTGGAAAACGAAAACTCCAGAGAGTATGA
- the LOC140177195 gene encoding disease resistance protein RUN1-like, whose amino-acid sequence MKELFVANHPVGVESRVEEVIQLLKDQQQENPLLLGIWGMGGSGKTTIAKAVYNKIFREFEGRCFLLNIREVWDQDNGILHLQQQLLSAIYKTTKIKIENTESGKSILERRLGQKRILLVLDDVDKLEQLNSLAASQPCPKEEFASLANEVASYCERLPLALEKKLKISFDGLSDDRNREIFLDVAFFFIGMDKNDVTDILNGCGHSAEIGINVLMERCLITVDTKGKLGMHGLLRDMGREIIRESLPMKPEERSRLWNSDEVLNVLSKDMVRISSMFSNSYNNNDIL is encoded by the exons ATGAAGGAATTGTTCGTTGCTAATCATCCCGTAGGTGTTGAATCTCGTGTTGAAGAGGTGATTCAACTATTAAAAGACCAGCAACAAGAAAATCCTCTACTACTTGGTATATGGGGCATGGGAGGGAGTGGTAAAACAACCATTGCCAAAGcggtttataataaaattttccgTGAGTTTGAAGGTCGGTGTTTCCTCCTAAATATAAGAGAAGTTTGGGATCAAGATAATGGAATTCTTCATTTACAACAACAACTTCTTTCTGCTATCTACAAGACAACGAAAATAAAGATTGAAAACACTGAATCTGGAAAATCAATATTAGAGAGAAGACTTGGCCAGAAAAGGATACTTCTTGTACTTGATGATGTGGACAAATTGGAGCAGCTAAATTCTTTAGCTGCAAGCC AACCATGTCCAAAAGAAGAGTTTGCTTCACTTGCTAATGAAGTTGCTTCATATTGTGAGAGATTGCCACTGGCTCTTGAG AAGAAGCTTAAAATAAGTTTTGATGGTCTAAGTGATGATAGGAATAGAGAAATATTTCTTGATGTAGCATTTTTCTTTATTGGAATGGACAAAAATGATGTAACTGATATATTAAATGGCTGCGGGCATTCAGCTGAAATTGGAATAAATGTTCTTATGGAACGATGCCTTATTACTGTGGACACCAAGGGAAAACTTGGCATGCATGGTTTGCTGCGAGACATGGGAAGAGAAATTATTCGCGAGAGTTTGCCAATGAAACCTGAGGAACGTAGTAGGTTGTGGAATTCAGATGAAGTGCTTAATGTATTATCAAAGGACATGGTAAGAATTTCAAGTatgttttcaaattcatataacaACAATGATATATTGTGA
- the LOC112749568 gene encoding scopoletin glucosyltransferase, which produces MGSEECNLHIFFFPFLAHGHMIPTVDMAKLFASRGAKATIITTPINEPFIFKTIEKAKTHGKGSIHIKTVEFRPVDFGLPEGCDNVDFIRSSDKIPQFFEATRFLQEPFERLLIQHNPDCVVSDMFYPWTTDSAAKFGIPRIMFHGTNFFFMCVSESTRLYEPHKNVSSDSEYFVIPNLPDEIKMTRMQMPPFALHNEGKGTHPIAKLSKEAIESEKKSYGTVVNSFYELEKDYADHFRNVLGRKAWHIGPLFLINKDDTQDKAQRRKDASIDENECLKWLDTKKPNSIVYVCFGSIANFPDSQLRDIAIGLEASGQHFIWVVKKSKEDGDEWLPEGFEKRMEGKGLIIRGWAPQVLILEHQAIGAFVTHCGWNSTLEAVTAGVPMVTWPIAAEQFYNEKLVTEILKIGVPIGAKKWLRLIGDTVKWEAVEKGVKKIMVGEEAEEMRNKAKVLSQLAKSAVERGGSSYSDLDALIVELASHKH; this is translated from the coding sequence ATGGGTAGTGAAGAGTGTAATTTGCACatattcttctttcctttcttagcTCATGGCCACATGATTCCCACCGTTGACATGGCCAAACTCTTTGCTTCAAGAGGAGCCAAAGCCACCATAATCACCACACCAATAAACGAACCTTTCATCTTCAAAACCATAGAAAAAGCTAAGACTCATGGCAAAGGTAGTATCCACATCAAAACCGTCGAGTTTCGCCCCGTTGACTTTGGTTTACCTGAAGGTTGCGATAACGTTGACTTTATTCGTTCATCGGATAAGATTCCTCAGTTCTTTGAAGCCACTAGGTTTCTACAAGAACCATTTGAGCGGTTATTGATTCAGCATAATCCTGATTGTGTTGTCTCTGATATGTTCTATCCATGGACTACTGATTCTGCTGCTAAGTTTGGGATTCCTAGGATTATGTTTCATGGAACTAATTTCTTCTTCATGTGTGTTAGTGAATCTACCAGACTCTATGAGCCTCACAAGAATGTTTCTTCCGATTCGGAATACTTTGTCATTCCTAATCTACCGGATGAGATTAAAATGACAAGGATGCAGATGCCGCCTTTCGCTTTGCACAACGAAGGAAAAGGCACGCACCCCATCGCCAAATTGTCGAAGGAAGCAATCGAATCAGAGAAGAAGAGCTATGGAACAGTGGTTAATAGTTTCTACGAACTGGAGAAAGATTATGCAGATCATTTCAGGAATGTTCTTGGAAGAAAAGCATGGCATATTGGACCTTTGTTTCTTATAAACAAGGACGACACTCAAGACAAAGCTCAAAGAAGAAAAGATGCATCTATTGATGAAAACGAGTGTTTGAAGTGGCTTGACACAAAGAAGCCCAATTCAATTGTTTATGTTTGCTTTGGAAGCATTGCGAATTTTCCGGATTCTCAGCTAAGAGACATTGCTATTGGTCTCGAGGCGTCGGGGCAACATTTCATTTGGGTAGTGAAGAAAAGCAAGGAAGATGGAGATGAGTGGCTACCAGAGGGGTTCGAGAAGAGAATGGAAGGAAAGGGACTAATCATAAGAGGTTGGGCGCCACAAGTGTTGATTCTTGAGCACCAAGCAATCGGAGCCTTTGTTACTCATTGTGGTTGGAATTCGACTTTAGAAGCAGTGACTGCTGGGGTGCCAATGGTAACTTGGCCTATTGCGGCAGAGCAGTTTTATAATGAGAAATTGGTGACTGAGATTCTTAAAATCGGAGTGCCCATTGGCGCGAAAAAATGGTTGAGATTGATAGGGGATACGGTTAAATGGGAGGCAGTGGAGAAAGGTGTGAAGAAAATAATGGTAGGAGAAGAAGCAGAGGAAATGAGGAATAAGGCTAAAGTGTTGTCTCAGTTGGCTAAGAGTGCTGTGGAAAGGGGAGGATCATCGTACTCTGATTTAGATGCACTCATTGTGGAGTTGGCTTCACACAAGCACTGA
- the LOC112749494 gene encoding pentatricopeptide repeat-containing protein At2g17525, mitochondrial-like, with the protein MPPPKLYNALQNSILSKSFTLMRFLTFQIRSLSSTSSASTPATLSQDHVCHLILEQKSASKAIETFRWASSLPNFTHSQSTYRALIHKLCTFRRFDNVKQLLDEMPDSIGTPPGDEIFVTIVRGFGRASMTRAVIKVLHLVYKFHSSPSLKIYNSILDVLVKEDIDIAREFYRKSMMESGVVGDDYTFGILMKGLCLTNRIGEGFKLLQMIKSSRGVTPNTVIYNTLLHALCRNGKVGRARSLMYEMVEPNDVTFNILISGYCKEENLVQALVMLEKSFAMDFVPDIVSVTKVVEGLCKAGRLTEAAEVLDRVECMGASLDVVAYNTLIKGFCGVGKVKLGIHFLKQMESRGCLPNVDTCNILISGFCYSGMLDLALDLFNDMKTDGIKWNFATFDTIIRGLCSKGRINEGFSILELMEESKEGSRGHISPYNSIIYGLFKQNRFDEAVEFLTKLGKMFPRAVDRSMTIFKHCKQGSIEDAKRVYDQMIDEGGVPSILVYDCLVRRLSEDGCIREAVELMNEMTANNCFPVPSTFNAIIAGFCRQEKVESALKFMEDITARECETNAETYGPLINVTCKKGDLQKALQLFLEMVEKGIIPNYFIWNSLLLNLSQENYFKNKNMINVHDLL; encoded by the coding sequence ATGCCGCCCCCAAAGCTCTACAACGCATTGCAAAATTCTATATTATCCAAATCTTTCACTCTCATGCGTTTTCTCACCTTCCAAATTCGTTCACTTTCATCAACTTCTTCTGCTTCTACTCCTGCTACCCTATCACAGGACCATGTCTGCCACCTAATTCTTGAACAGAAATCCGCTTCCAAGGCCATTGAAACTTTCAGATGGGCCTCCTCACTACCCAACTTCACCCACTCTCAATCCACATACCGTGCCTTGATCCATAAGCTATGTACTTTCCGCCGTTTCGACAATGTTAAGCAACTGCTCGACGAAATGCCTGACTCAATCGGCACCCCTCCTGGCGATGAAATCTTCGTCACAATTGTTCGGGGGTTCGGCCGTGCCAGCATGACTCGTGCAGTCATCAAGGTCCTGCACTTGGTGTACAAGTTTCATAGCAGCCCTTCCTTGAAGATATACAACTCCATTCTTGATGTCCTTGTGAAGGAGGACATTGACATAGCTAGGGAGTTTTATAGGAAGAGTATGATGGAGTCTGGGGTAGTCGGGGATGATTATACTTTTGGGATCTTGATGAAAGGGCTCTGCTTGACCAATAGGATTGGTGAGGGCTTTAAGCTCTTGCAAATGATAAAGTCTAGTAGAGGGGTCACACCAAACACTGTGATTTACAACACCTTGCTTCATGCACTTTGTAGAAATGGAAAAGTTGGGAGGGCTAGAAGCTTGATGTATGAGATGGTGGAACCGAATGATGTCACGTTTAACATTTTAATATCCGGGTATTGCAAAGAGGAGAATTTAGTTCAGGCTTTAGTGATGCTGGAGAAGAGCTTTGCCATGGATTTTGTTCCTGATATTGTCTCCGTGACTAAGGTTGTGGAAGGTCTTTGCAAGGCCGGCCGTTTAACGGAGGCTGCTGAGGTTTTGGACAGAGTTGAGTGCATGGGGGCTTCACTTGATGTTGTGGCTTATAACACCTTGATAAAGGGGTTTTGTGGAGTAGGGAAAGTAAAACTTGGGATtcatttcctgaagcaaatggAGAGTAGAGGGTGTCTTCCAAATGTAGACACTTGTAACATACTCATATCTGGTTTTTGTTATTCTGGGATGTTAGATTTGGCCTTGGATCTTTTTAATGACATGAAAACAGATGGGATCAAATGGAACTTTGCTACATTCGACACGATAATTAGAGGGTTGTGTTCAAAAGGAAGAATCAATGAAGGTTTTTCAATTTTGGAGCTGATGGAGGAAAGCAAAGAAGGCTCTAGAGGGCACATTAGTCCTTATAATAGCATAATATATGGTCTATTCAAGCAGAACCGTTTTGATGAAGCAGTTGAATTTCTAACAAAGTTAGGAAAGATGTTTCCAAGAGCTGTTGACAGAAGCATGACGATTTTCAAACATTGTAAGCAGGGGAGTATTGAGGATGCAAAGAGGGTCTATGATCAGATGATTGATGAAGGTGGAGTTCCAAGTATTCTAGTTTATGATTGCCTAGTTCGCAGATTATCTGAAGACGGTTGCATCCGAGAAGCGGTTGAGCTTATGAATGAAATGACTGCCAATAACTGCTTTCCAGTTCCATCTACATTTAATGCAATCATTGCAGGTTTTTGCAGACAAGAAAAAGTTGAAAGTGCATTGAAGTTCATGGAAGATATCACTGCAAGAGAGTGTGAAACCAATGCAGAAACTTATGGTCCTTTGATTAATGTTACATGTAAGAAGGGTGATC